In the genome of Pediococcus claussenii ATCC BAA-344, one region contains:
- a CDS encoding 2-C-methyl-D-erythritol 4-phosphate cytidylyltransferase, with product MIYAQILAGGKGTRMGNVKMPKQFLSLADKPILIHTVEKFVLENRFDAILVVCPSDWVSHTQTLIDRYIADERVKVVVGGSERNETLMKGIEYIQDNFGLNDDDIVVTHDAVRPFITERIISDNIEAALKNKAVDTVIPAIDTIVQGENEEVEDIPVRDKMYQGQTPQSFNIKALMSAYNQLTEDQKAILSDSAKICLLAGEKVKMVRGESFNFKITTPYDLKMANALVEIGE from the coding sequence ATGATTTATGCACAGATCTTAGCTGGTGGAAAAGGTACTCGAATGGGTAATGTTAAAATGCCAAAACAGTTCCTTTCATTGGCTGACAAACCAATTCTAATTCATACTGTTGAAAAGTTTGTGCTTGAGAATCGGTTTGATGCGATTCTAGTAGTTTGTCCTTCTGACTGGGTAAGTCATACCCAAACGCTTATTGATCGTTACATTGCTGATGAACGCGTGAAAGTAGTGGTTGGTGGTAGCGAACGTAATGAAACCTTGATGAAGGGAATCGAATATATTCAGGATAACTTCGGATTGAACGATGACGATATCGTCGTTACACATGATGCTGTACGTCCATTTATTACAGAAAGAATTATAAGCGACAATATTGAAGCAGCATTAAAAAATAAGGCTGTTGATACTGTTATTCCAGCTATTGATACGATTGTTCAAGGTGAAAATGAAGAAGTTGAAGATATTCCTGTACGCGACAAGATGTATCAAGGCCAAACACCACAAAGTTTTAATATCAAGGCGCTAATGAGTGCTTACAATCAGTTAACAGAAGACCAAAAGGCAATTCTATCGGACTCAGCTAAAATTTGTTTACTAGCTGGTGAGAAAGTTAAAATGGTTCGGGGAGAAAGCTTTAACTTTAAAATCACAACACCATACGACTTGAAGATGGCTAATGCTTTAGTAGAAATAGGAGAATAA
- a CDS encoding ribitol-5-phosphate dehydrogenase, whose product MLNQVYRLVSPRQIETQTVNENLGTDDIIVRPTYLSVCHADQRYFTGQRPPQVLSKKLPMALIHEAIGTVVRDPQGIFKVGDTVAMIPDTPFEKDPIIRENYLPTTKFRSSGYDGFMQEYVYLRRDRAVKVPDDFNLEMSAFLEMVSVGVRALMQLKETMDADDQSLGIWGDGNLGYITAVLAKSIFPDTKLYIFGRHQEKLAYFSFADETYVVDSIPDDLTISQAIECTGGAGSAIAIDQIINHIKPMGTAILMGVTEEPVDINTRDVLAKGLILQGTSRSGREDFEKAIEILSASPEAQSYLQNLIGITKTVTTIPEIIDFFDMDLANSWGKAVMHWKV is encoded by the coding sequence ATGTTAAATCAAGTTTATCGCTTAGTGAGTCCGCGTCAGATTGAAACGCAAACTGTAAACGAGAATTTAGGTACAGATGACATTATTGTCCGTCCAACCTATTTGTCAGTATGTCATGCTGATCAACGTTATTTTACGGGGCAACGACCACCCCAAGTGTTAAGCAAAAAATTACCGATGGCATTGATTCATGAAGCAATTGGTACGGTGGTTCGCGATCCTCAGGGAATCTTTAAAGTTGGTGATACGGTTGCTATGATTCCGGATACACCTTTTGAAAAGGATCCAATTATACGTGAGAACTACCTACCAACCACGAAGTTCCGTTCTAGTGGCTATGATGGTTTCATGCAGGAGTACGTGTATTTGCGGCGTGATCGTGCTGTTAAGGTTCCTGACGATTTTAATCTTGAGATGTCAGCATTCCTTGAAATGGTATCGGTTGGTGTTCGTGCTTTAATGCAATTGAAAGAAACGATGGATGCCGATGACCAAAGTTTAGGCATTTGGGGTGACGGTAATTTAGGCTATATTACCGCTGTTCTTGCTAAGTCAATATTTCCTGATACGAAGTTGTACATTTTTGGGCGTCATCAGGAGAAACTAGCATATTTCTCATTTGCGGATGAAACGTACGTTGTTGATAGTATTCCGGACGACTTAACAATTAGTCAGGCCATTGAATGTACTGGTGGCGCTGGAAGTGCAATTGCTATTGATCAGATTATTAATCACATAAAGCCTATGGGAACAGCTATTCTAATGGGCGTTACAGAGGAACCTGTCGATATCAATACAAGGGACGTTCTTGCTAAGGGATTAATTTTGCAGGGAACAAGTAGAAGTGGTCGTGAAGATTTTGAAAAGGCCATTGAAATTCTGTCAGCTAGTCCTGAAGCACAGTCATATTTACAAAATTTGATTGGTATCACTAAAACAGTAACTACAATTCCAGAAATTATCGATTTCTTTGATATGGACCTTGCCAACAGTTGGGGTAAGGCGGTGATGCATTGGAAGGTGTAA
- a CDS encoding cysteine hydrolase family protein, whose protein sequence is MAINEALLIIDYTNDFVDEKGALTCGEPGQLIEPAIIHYANEALKDDSWVLLPTDVHVPNDPYHPETKLFPPHNVRGTWGRKYYGELEGWYNEQESNPHVWAFDKTRYSSFAGTDLDIRLRERHIDTLHLVGVCTDICVLHTAVDAYNLGYNLVIHKNGVATFTEHGQEWALDHFKNSLGAKIVTN, encoded by the coding sequence ATGGCTATAAATGAAGCGCTTTTAATTATTGACTATACAAACGATTTTGTTGATGAAAAGGGAGCATTGACCTGCGGAGAACCTGGTCAGCTAATCGAACCAGCAATTATTCACTATGCAAATGAAGCTTTAAAAGACGACAGTTGGGTATTACTTCCAACTGATGTTCACGTACCGAATGACCCTTATCATCCTGAAACAAAACTATTCCCACCACATAATGTTCGTGGAACTTGGGGACGCAAATATTACGGCGAACTTGAGGGCTGGTATAACGAGCAAGAATCCAACCCACATGTTTGGGCTTTCGACAAAACGCGATACAGCTCGTTTGCTGGTACTGATTTAGATATTCGGCTACGTGAGCGACATATTGATACCTTACATTTAGTTGGTGTATGCACAGATATTTGCGTTCTCCATACTGCCGTGGATGCTTATAATTTAGGATATAACCTTGTGATTCATAAAAATGGAGTCGCAACTTTTACTGAACATGGACAAGAATGGGCCTTAGATCACTTTAAAAACAGTTTAGGAGCCAAAATAGTTACCAATTAA
- a CDS encoding CvpA family protein, with product MLLSIIIVLILLSAIFRGYRRGFILELLYTIGYIAVFIFARFYTTPLSTFLTNSFGGWTKDALENLTIMHSLSFIILMSFGWIIIRAIGRASKMITWLPVIKQVNGLAGGAVAFIISYAVVFIILSVSQFIPNNFYQSQLSESPIAQGIISKTPGISSQILNDYVLHTNQTKKAL from the coding sequence ATGTTACTTTCAATTATTATAGTTCTAATTTTATTATCCGCAATTTTTAGAGGTTATCGTCGTGGTTTTATTCTTGAACTTCTCTACACAATTGGATATATTGCCGTATTCATTTTTGCACGTTTTTATACCACACCACTGTCTACTTTTTTGACTAACTCATTTGGTGGTTGGACCAAAGACGCACTCGAAAATCTGACAATAATGCATTCTCTTTCATTCATTATTCTAATGTCTTTTGGATGGATTATCATTCGTGCAATTGGTCGTGCTTCAAAAATGATTACCTGGTTACCTGTAATTAAACAAGTTAATGGCTTGGCTGGAGGAGCTGTAGCTTTCATTATTAGTTACGCAGTTGTTTTTATTATACTGTCTGTAAGTCAGTTTATTCCTAACAATTTTTACCAATCTCAGCTTTCAGAATCACCCATTGCGCAAGGGATTATAAGTAAAACTCCAGGAATATCATCCCAGATTTTAAATGATTATGTTCTCCATACTAACCAAACTAAAAAAGCCCTTTAG
- a CDS encoding GNAT family N-acetyltransferase yields MIVTRSLNTWEHTEDLLLKSQIIKQTFPDEHYCLDKINTSGFAVAAFTNDNLPIGLAIFENQMFKYMMLVDLKVNQKYRGMHIASQMLDFAEPLIKQRNYLGICVLCQDNNLHACRFYLNNRFEIGGLNTNNYNFTSQMGKQDIYFYRDI; encoded by the coding sequence ATGATTGTCACCCGATCGCTTAATACTTGGGAACACACAGAAGATCTCCTTTTAAAATCACAAATTATAAAACAAACTTTTCCTGACGAGCATTATTGCTTAGATAAAATCAATACGTCAGGCTTTGCAGTTGCTGCGTTTACCAATGACAACTTGCCAATTGGCTTAGCGATTTTTGAAAATCAAATGTTTAAATACATGATGCTTGTAGATTTAAAAGTTAACCAAAAATATCGTGGTATGCATATTGCCTCTCAAATGTTGGACTTTGCTGAACCACTGATCAAGCAGCGTAATTACTTGGGAATTTGCGTCCTTTGTCAAGATAACAATTTACACGCCTGTCGTTTTTATTTAAATAATAGGTTTGAGATTGGTGGCTTAAACACGAATAACTATAATTTCACTTCCCAAATGGGGAAGCAAGATATTTATTTTTATAGGGATATTTAA